Proteins co-encoded in one Brassica rapa cultivar Chiifu-401-42 chromosome A02, CAAS_Brap_v3.01, whole genome shotgun sequence genomic window:
- the LOC103852243 gene encoding enoyl-CoA delta isomerase 1, peroxisomal, with the protein MCTLEKRDRLFLLKLTGDGEHRLNPTLLDNLRSAITQIRSDPSSSQSVLITTSDGKFFSNGYDLALAASDPPLRAVMAAKLRSLVADLISLPMPTIAAVTGHASAAGFLLAMSHDYILMRRDRGFLYMSELDIELVLPAWFVAMIRMKVASPAARRDVALTAGKITADRGLEMGIVDSRHGSAAETVEAAVKLGEEIVRRGADGHVYGRMRETLLREVLHAIGSNESASNGVRNSGSKL; encoded by the coding sequence ATGTGTACATTGGAGAAGCGTGATCGACTTTTCTTACTGAAACTCACCGGCGACGGCGAACACCGTCTCAACCCTACCTTACTCGACAACCTCCGCTCCGCCATCACACAAATCCGTTCCGATCCATCGTCTTCACAATCGGTCCTCATCACAACCTCCGATGGAAAATTCTTCTCCAACGGCTACGATCTCGCCTTAGCCGCATCGGATCCTCCTCTCCGCGCTGTCATGGCCGCCAAACTCCGATCCTTGGTCGCCGATCTCATCTCTCTCCCTATGCCGACGATCGCCGCCGTAACCGGCCACGCCTCCGCCGCGGGATTCCTCCTCGCGATGAGTCACGACTATATACTGATGCGTCGCGACAGAGGATTTCTTTATATGAGTGAGCTGGATATCGAGCTTGTGCTTCCTGCGTGGTTTGTGGCTATGATCCGGATGAAGGTTGCTTCTCCGGCGGCGAGAAGAGACGTGGCGTTGACGGCGGGGAAAATTACGGCGGATCGGGGTTTGGAGATGGGAATCGTGGATTCCAGGCATGGTAGTGCGGCGGAGACGGTTGAAGCCGCCGTAAAGTTGGGAGAGGAGATAGTTCGACGGGGAGCTGATGGACACGTGTACGGTAGGATGAGAGAGACTCTTTTAAGAGAGGTTCTCCATGCGATTGGTTCAAATGAGAGCGCTTCCAATGGAGTGCGAAACAGCGGATCTAAATTGTAG
- the LOC103852242 gene encoding uncharacterized protein LOC103852242 encodes MGPKTSHKVALLVSLLLLILTLSSQARVIEAASRKLASGRNIVYTPSSKSCGATHATWKKKKRGPCRRPPRTAPASYQSP; translated from the exons ATGGGTCCAAAAACATCACATAAGGTTGCTCTTCTGGTATCTCTTCTCCTTTTGATTTTAACACTTTCCTCTCAAGCTAGAGTCATCGAGGCTGCAAGCCGAAAACTTG CATCCGGAAGGAACATCGTGTATACTCCATCTTCAAAATCTTGCGGGGCGACCCACGCaacatggaagaagaagaaacgcgGACCATGTAGACGTCCTCCAAGAACTGCACCAGCTTCTTACCAATCACCATAA
- the LOC103852241 gene encoding protein FLOWERING LOCUS T: MSLSNRDPLVVGRVVGDVLECFTRSIDLRVTYGQREVTNGLDLRPSQVLNKPRVEIGGEDLRNFYTLVMVDPDVPSPSNPHLREYLHWLVTDIPATTGTNFGNEIVSYESPRPNSGIHRIVLVLFRQLGRQTVYEPGWRQQFNTREFASLYNLGLPVAAVFYNCQRESGCGGRRS; encoded by the exons ATGTCTTTAAGTAATAGAGATCCTCTTGTGGTAGGGAGAGTTGTAGGAGACGTTCTTGAATGTTTCACAAGATCAATCGATCTAAGGGTTACTTATGGCCAAAGAGAGGTGACAAATGGGTTGGATCTAAGGCCTTCTCAAGTTCTCAACAAGCCAAGAGTTGAGATTGGTGGAGAAGACCTAAGGAACTTCTATACTTTG GTTATGGTGGATCCAGATGTTCCAAGTCCTAGCAATCCTCACCTCCGAGAATATCTTCACTG GTTGGTGACTGATATCCCAGCGACAACTGGAACAAACTTTG GCAATGAGATTGTGTCTTACGAGAGTCCAAGGCCCAACTCGGGTATTCATCGTATCGTGCTCGTATTGTTCCGACAGCTCGGTAGGCAAACAGTGTATGAACCAGGATGGCGCCAACAATTCAACACTCGTGAGTTTGCTTCCCTATACAATCTCGGCCTTCCCGTGGCTGCGGTTTTCTACAATTGTCAGAGGGAGAGTGGCTGCGGAGGACGAAGAAGTTAG